One segment of Trypanosoma brucei brucei TREU927 chromosome 8, complete sequence DNA contains the following:
- a CDS encoding receptor-type adenylate cyclase GRESAG 4, putative, producing the protein MASFMRLVTPLGAAVACSHLLMVVLPLLLLIPGLCADKDCNSSSVTVRVYNLLYGSDVSKAIYEPVIAGFNASIEAHKGDLPANVCIEVKYVHHDGNVIEVGNINRIVEEDKGNMNELPIVLGPFGDWETRNISSELEELKVVAFSPFTGSSDVRVWKKNLYFLTASPVAQVLALIRYAVSQLRLQRLGFMYLKGVFYGDKEYKLTLKVMSIMGRKLCGVFELDSSTDGRASDDDFEAAWKRFAPTMPQGVIVFGSPIEDTKRFLLKFLGSNELRGAYILIPSMLQYVIKNSWMKKLAVKNFVPERVILTGLTPLANDNEYIAVRKFQTDMEKYLEKNGKLNGHNYEKGHFYDHSTDGELMVHGWITGEVLWRTLGSRELLCNRTAYMNSLYNQRRYVIDDLVIGDFGGECEGKAGQRGAACKCNQGGNVVYMKRMGTDRNLHPVKEGVVTLASSRCYTNLLQLYAPLNGIMFRLEDNPLAQRITEEYRDGASXVVGKGQLGQGDRFFLHELNSTSSATKHNMLEEVKERVVTAVFGVVDDALLSMTDMXFIDPIPLSPRLKHPGRNVLHLSPTIEQQIFVMVERVVVPNSWGSVHAIVRSSDARGIKSVLRKTFWALGGSLGAFDEVTDGESVKSLLPHSGFVLVIGLTEAYITAIAEHLDNHREVRVFVLFFDVALLYSEFVKVFKKHPQAAERLLFATSLPHWADNNTTSETVQEFHRDVGNESKWTPLALLGYATARAMESVVLQMGRVNSEELINTIFSQSVIVADDMWYGPFEDSCSNSRWSSAKDCIVNYGATHISVWSMARVLNPSVPPVSGVATPSIRYYKDGLNMTEEEFIGTIVGTILCLIALVLIVMLMRKCMRGDTRDNENAPRELTDPVTLIFTDIESSTAQWAAHPEIMPDAVATHHRLIRTLISKYGCYEVKTVGDSFMIACKSPFAATQLACDLQRCFLEHDWKTDVFDTSYREFERQRAEDDGDYVPPTGHLDPDVYSRLWNGLRVRVGIHTGLCDIRHDEVTKGYDFYGRTSNMAARTESIANGGQVLLTRSTYLSLSTSEREQLNVTALGDVPLRGVPKPVEMYQLNAVPGRTFTTLRLDHEVADDEDTSVSCSDGSSIGAVLSDAAHQVVAFIEALLGAFPTAQRKKLLMPFCNRWGVSLPYNVSDTWDATTCHNVTRLLAAKVGRVVDFGTKNTHDSVQFSERRSGTFPPGLVASVSEEGSLASTSTCIQSSCSVVYMMNGPDDDDTSKYSPRHCNMCPLLPE; encoded by the coding sequence ATGGCTTCCTTCATGCGTCTTGTTACTCCACTTGGCGCTGCAGTGGCTTGCAGTCATCTCCTCATGGTTGTGTTACCGCTGCTGTTACTTATTCCTGGTTTATGTGCTGATAAAGACTGTAACAGTAGCAGTGTAACGGTGAGGGTGTATAATTTGTTGTACGGTTCCGACGTATCAAAAGCAATCTATGAACCCGTCATTGCTGGTTTCAATGCCTCTATCGAAGCGCACAAAGGGGATTTACCGGCAAATGTGTGCATAGAGGTGAAATATGTGCATCACGATGGCAATGTTATTGAGGTTGGGAATATAAATAGGATTGTTGAAGAAGACAAAGGAAATATGAATGAACTGCCCATTGTGCTGGGACCTTTTGGTGATTGGGAAACTCGTAATATTTCCTCGGAACTTGAAGAGTTGAAGGTAgttgccttttctccctttactgGATCTTcggatgtgcgtgtgtggaaaaagaatcTGTACTTCCTTACGGCATCGCCTGTTGCACAGGTGCTTGCACTAATTCGTTATGCAGTGAGTCAATTGAGGCTTCAGCGACTGGGTTTTATGTACCTGAAGGGTGTGTTTTATGGCGATAAGGAGTATAAGCTGACACTTAAGGTAATGTCGATTATGGGCCGTAAATTGTGCGGTGTTTTCGAATTAGACAGCTCTACTGATGGAAGggcttctgatgatgattttGAGGCTGCATGGAAAAGGTTTGCTCCCACGATGCCACAAGGTGTAATTGTGTTTGGTTCGCCAATTGAGGATACGAAGAGGTTCCTGTTGAAGTTTTTAGGGAGCAATGAATTGAGAGGTGCTTATATATTAATTCCTTCTATGCTTCAATATGTTATCAAAAACAGTTGGATGAAGAAGTTGGCCGTAAAGAATTTTGTGCCTGAGAGAGTGATACTGACGGGTCTGACTCCACTTGCAAATGATAATGAATACATAGCAGTACGGAAGTTTCAGACTGATATGGAGAAGTACCtggaaaaaaatgggaaactTAATGGTCACAATTATGAAAAGGGTCACTTTTATGATCACAGTACTGACGGAGAATTGATGGTGCACGGATGGATCACAGGCGAGGTCTTGTGGCGTACACTGGGAAGTCGTGAATTACTGTGCAACCGTACAGCTTACATGAACTCTCTGTACAACCAGCGTCGGTATGTTATCGATGATCTTGTGATTGGTGATTTTGGTGGTGAATGTGAGGGGAAGGCTGGTCAGCGTGGAGCTGCATGCAAATGTAATCAAGGTGGAAATGTTGTTTACATGAAGAGGATGGGAACTGATCGGAATCTACATCCTGTGAAGGAGGGTGTAGTGACTCTCGCTTCATCACGCTGCTATACGAATCTCTTACAACTGTATGCCCCATTGAATGGTATAATGTTTCGACTGGAAGACAATCCATTGGCKCAGCGGATTACAGAGGAATATCGCGATGGCGCCTCCCYCGTTGTTGGAAAGGGCCAATTGGGTCAAGGTGatcgcttctttttgcatGAACTGAATTCGACATCGAGTGCGACAAAGCACAACATGTTAGAGGAGGTTAAAGAGCGTGTTGTGACGGCCGTGTtcggtgttgtggatgacGCGCTACTGTCGATGACAGATATGRCATTTATTGATCCCATTCCTCTCAGTCCCAGGTTGAAACACCCCGGAAGGAATGTGTTGCATTTGTCTCCAACAATTGAGCAGCAGATTTTTGTAATGGTGGAGCGTGTTGTGGTTCCGAATTCCTGGGGGAGTGTGCATGCCATTGTTCGCAGTAGTGATGCACGTGGAATAAAATCTGTTCTTCGAAAGACTTTTTGGGCACTTGGTGGGTCGCTGGGTGCTTTCGACGAAGTTACCGACGGTGAAAGTGTGAAGAGTTTGTTACCGCATAGCGGTTTCGTTCTCGTTATTGGTCTAACTGAAGCTTATATTACTGCAATTGCTGAGCATCTTGACAATCACAGGGaagtgcgtgtatttgtgttattCTTCGATGTGGCACTGCTGTACAGTGAGTTTGTGAAGGTATTCAAAAAGCATCCGCAAGCTGCCGAGCGGTTACTATTCGCAACAAGCCTACCACACTGGGCAGACAACAATACGACATCCGAGACGGTTCAGGAATTTCACAGGGACGTGGGGAATGAGAGTAAATGGACTCCACTGGCGCTGCTTGGGTATGCGACTGCACGTGCaatggaaagtgttgtgttgCAAATGGGGCGTGTGAACTCAGAAGAGCTTATCAACACTATATTCAGTCAGTCTGTAATTGTAGCGGATGACATGTGGTATGGACCTTTTGAGGACAGTTGTTCCAATAGCCGCTGGTCATCAGCGAAAGACTGCATTGTGAATTACGGTGCGACACATATTTCCGTGTGGTCCATGGCTCGTGTGTTGAATCCTTCCGTACCTCCTGTTAGTGGAGTAGCAACACCATCAATACGTTACTACAAAGATGGATTGAATATGACTGAGGAAGAATTTATTGGCACAATTGTGGGtaccattttgtgtttgatagCACTTGTGCTGATAGTAATGCTTATGCGGAAATGTATGCGTGGGGATACTCGCGATAACGAGAACGCACCAAGAGAATTGACAGACCCCGTAACGCTAATATTCACTGACATcgagagcagcactgcgcagtgggcagcacaccctgagattatgcctgatgccgttgcaacacatcaccgCCTAATTCGCACATTGATTTCCAAGTATGGATGCTATGAAGTGAAGACTGTTGGAGATTCTTTTATGATTGCATGCAAGAGCCCTTTCGCTGCTACGCAATTAGCGTGTGACCTGCAACGATGCTTTTTAGAACATGATTGGAAGACTGATGTGTTTGATACGTCTTATCGTGAGTTTGAGCGGCAGCGTGCGGAAGATGATGGGGATTATGTTCCACCCACTGGCCATCTTGACCCTGATGTTTACAGTCGGTTGTGGAATGGACTGCGAGTGCGTGTTGGAATTCACACCgggttgtgtgatattcggcatgatgaagtgacgaaaGGATATGACTTTTACGGTCGTACATCGAATATGGCAGCACGGACTGAGAGCATTGCTAATGGCGGGCAGGTGCTGTTGACACGTTCGACATACCTTTCATTGAGTACTTCGGAGCGTGAGCAATTAAATGTGACTGCATTGGGTGATGTGCCATTGCGTGGTGTACCCAAACCTGTGGAGATGTACCAATTGAATGCGGTACCCGGAAGGACATTTACTACACTGCGACTTGACCATGAGGTTGCTGATGACGAAGATACGAGTGTTTCTTGCAGTGATGGGAGTTCCATTGGTGCAGTTCTCAGTGATGCCGCTCATCAggttgttgcttttattgaagCACTACTTGGTGCATTCCCTACTGCGCAGCGTAAGAAATTACTTATGCCATTTTGTAACCGATGGGGAGTTTCGTTACCTTATAATGTTTCTGATACGTGGGATGCAACCACGTGCCATAATGTTACTCGCCTGCTTGCCGCGAAGGTTGGTCGTGTTGTGGATTTTGGGACGAAGAATACTCATGACAGTGTACAATTCTCTGAAAGACGCTCGGGAACTTTCCCACCTGGATTGGTTGCCTCTGTTTCTGAGGAGGGTAGTTTAGCTTCAACTTCTACCTGTATTCAATCCAGCTGCAGTGTTGTGTACATGATGAATGGgccagatgatgatgataccaGCAAATATTCCCCTAGGCATTGCAATATGTGTCCATTATTGCCAGAATAA
- a CDS encoding receptor-type adenylate cyclase GRESAG 4, putative, with product MASFMRLVTPLGAAVACSHLLMVVLPLLLLIPGLCADKDCNSSSVTVRVYNLLYGSDVSKAIYEPVIAGFNASLHAHNDDLPANVCIEVEHVHARSDEDYVSYLKNKIDGDAAVQNKSELPIVLGPFGDWETRNISSELEELKVVAFSPFTGSSDVRVWKKNLYFLTASPIAQVLALIRYAVSQLRLQRLGFMYLKGVFYGDKEYKLTLKVMSIMGRKLCGVFELDSSTDGRASDDDFEAAWKRFAPTMPQGVIVFGSPIEDTKRFLLKFLGSNELRGAYILIPSMLQYVIKNSWMKKLAVKNFVPERVILTGLTPLANDNEYIAVRKFQTDMEKYLETNGKLNGHNYEKGHFYQHSTDGELMVHGWITGEVLWRTLGSRELLCNRTAYMNSLYNQRRYVIDDLVIGDFGGECEGKAGQRGAACKCNQGGNVVYMKRMGTDRNLHPVKEGVVTLASSRCYTNLLQLYAPLNGIMFRLEDNPLAQRITEEYRDGASLVVGKGQLGQGDRFFLHELNSTSSATKHNMLEEVKERVVTAVFGVVDDALLSMTDMTFIDPIPLSPRLKHPGRNVLHLSPTIEQQIFVMVERVVVPNSWGSVHAIVRSSDARGIKSVLRKTFWALGGSLGAFDEVTDGESVKSLLPHSGFVLVIGLTEADITAIAEHLDNHREVRVFVLFFDVALLYSEFVKVFKKHPQAAERLLFATSLPHWADNNTTSETVQEFHRDVGNESKWTPLALLGYATARAMESVVLQMGRVNSEELINTIFSQSVIVADDMWYGPFEDSCSNSRWSSAKDCIVNYGATHISVWSMARVLNPSVPPVSGVATPSIRYYKDGLNMTEEEFIGTIVGTILCLIALVLIVMLMRKCMRGDTRDNENAPKELTDPVTLIFTDIESSTAQWAAHPELMPDAVATHHRLIRTLISKYGCYEVKTVGDSFMIACKSPFAATQLACDLQRCFLEHDWKTDVFDTSYREFERQRAEDDGDYVPPTGHLDPDVYSRLWNGLRVRVGIHTGLCDIRHDEVTKGYDFYGRTSNMAARAESIANGGQVLLTRSTYLSLSTSEREQLNVTALGDVPLRGVPKPVEMYQLNAVPGRTFTTLRLDRRIIDEDTSVSCSDGSSIGAVLSDAAYQVVACVEALLGAFPTAQRKKLLMPFCNRWGVSAPRNVSDTWDATTCRNVTRLLAAKVGRVVDFGTKNTHDSVQSFDRRSSTSRPLLNAVSEECSLASTSSCIQSSCSVVYMMNGSDDDTSKCSPKHCNMCPLLPE from the coding sequence ATGGCTTCCTTCATGCGTCTTGTTACTCCACTTGGCGCTGCAGTGGCTTGCAGTCATCTCCTCATGGTTGTGTTACCGCTGCTGTTACTTATTCCTGGTTTATGTGCTGATAAAGACTGTAACAGTAGCAGTGTAACGGTGAGGGTGTATAATTTGTTGTACGGCTCCGACGTATCAAAAGCAATCTATGAACCCGTCATTGCTGGTTTCAATGCCTCGCTACATGCGCATAATGATGATTTACCGGCAAATGTGTGCATAGAGGTCGAACATGTTCATGCCAGAAGTGATGAGGATTACGTCTCATatttaaagaataaaattgATGGAGATGCTGCTGTACAAAATAAGAGTGAACTGCCCATTGTGCTGGGACCTTTTGGTGATTGGGAAACTCGTAATATTTCCTCGGAACTTGAAGAGTTGAAGGTAgttgccttttctccctttactgGATCTTcggatgtgcgtgtgtggaaaaagaatcTGTACTTCCTTACGGCATCACCTATTGCACAGGTGCTTGCACTAATTCGTTATGCTGTGAGTCAATTGAGGCTTCAGCGACTGGGTTTTATGTACCTGAAGGGTGTGTTTTATGGCGATAAGGAGTATAAGCTGACACTTAAGGTAATGTCGATTATGGGCCGTAAATTGTGCGGTGTTTTCGAATTAGACAGCTCTACTGATGGAAGggcttctgatgatgattttGAGGCTGCATGGAAGAGGTTTGCTCCCACGATGCCACAAGGTGTAATTGTGTTTGGTTCGCCAATTGAGGATACGAAGAGGTTCCTGTTGAAGTTTTTAGGGAGCAATGAATTGAGAGGTGCTTATATATTAATTCCTTCCATGCTTCAATATGTTATCAAAAACAGTTGGATGAAGAAGTTGGCCGTAAAGAATTTTGTGCCTGAGAGAGTGATACTGACGGGTCTGACTCCACTTGCAAATGATAATGAATACATAGCAGTACGGAAGTTTCAGACTGATATGGAGAAGTACCTGGAAACAAATGGGAAACTTAATGGTCACAATTATGAAAAGGGTCACTTTTACCAGCACAGTACTGACGGAGAATTGATGGTGCACGGATGGATCACAGGCGAGGTCTTGTGGCGTACACTGGGAAGTCGTGAATTACTGTGCAACCGTACAGCTTACATGAACTCTCTGTACAACCAGCGTCGGTATGTTATCGATGATCTTGTGATTGGTGATTTTGGTGGTGAATGTGAGGGGAAGGCTGGTCAGCGTGGAGCTGCATGCAAATGTAATCAAGGTGGAAATGTTGTTTACATGAAGAGGATGGGAACTGATCGGAATCTACATCCTGTGAAGGAGGGTGTAGTGACTCTCGCTTCATCACGCTGCTATACGAATCTCTTACAACTGTATGCCCCATTGAATGGTATAATGTTTCGACTAGAAGACAATCCATTGGCTCAGCGGATTACAGAGGAATATCGCGATGGCGCCTCCCTCGTTGTTGGAAAGGGCCAATTGGGTCAAGGTGatcgcttctttttgcatGAACTGAATTCGACATCGAGTGCGACAAAGCACAACATGTTAGAGGAGGTTAAAGAGCGTGTTGTGACGGCTGTGTtcggtgttgtggatgacGCGCTACTGTCGATGACAGATATGACATTTATTGATCCCATTCCTCTCAGTCCCAGGTTGAAACACCCCGGAAGGAATGTGTTGCATTTGTCTCCAACAATTGAACAGCAGATTTTTGTAATGGTGGAGCGTGTTGTGGTTCCGAATTCCTGGGGGAGTGTGCATGCCATTGTTCGCAGTAGTGATGCACGTGGAATAAAATCTGTTCTTCGAAAGACTTTTTGGGCACTTGGTGGGTCGCTGGGTGCTTTCGACGAAGTTACCGACGGTGAAAGTGTGAAGAGTTTGTTACCGCATAGCGGTTTCGTTCTCGTTATTGGTCTAACTGAAGCTGATATTACTGCAATTGCTGAGCATCTTGACAATCACAGGGaagtgcgtgtatttgtgttattCTTCGATGTGGCACTGCTGTACAGTGAGTTTGTGAAGGTATTCAAAAAGCATCCGCAAGCTGCCGAGCGGTTACTATTCGCAACAAGCCTACCACACTGGGCAGACAACAATACGACATCCGAGACGGTTCAGGAATTTCACAGGGACGTGGGGAATGAGAGTAAATGGACTCCACTGGCGCTACTTGGGTACGCGACTGCACGTGCaatggaaagtgttgtgttgCAAATGGGGCGTGTGAACTCAGAAGAGCTTATCAACACTATATTCAGTCAGTCTGTAATTGTAGCGGATGACATGTGGTATGGACCCTTTGAGGACAGTTGTTCCAATAGCCGCTGGTCATCAGCGAAAGACTGCATTGTGAATTACGGTGCGACACATATTTCCGTGTGGTCCATGGCTCGTGTGTTGAATCCTTCCGTACCTCCTGTTAGTGGAGTAGCAACACCATCAATACGTTACTACAAAGATGGATTGAATATGACTGAGGAAGAATTTATTGGCACAATTGTGGGtaccattttgtgtttgatagCACTTGTGCTGATAGTAATGCTTATGCGGAAATGTATGCGTGGGGATACTCGCGATAACGAGAACGCACCAAAAGAATTGACAGACCCCGTAACGCTAATATTCACTGACATcgagagcagcactgcgcagtgggcagcacaccctgagcttatgcctgatgccgttgcaacacatcaccgCCTAATTCGCACATTGATTTCCAAGTATGGATGCTATGAAGTGAAGACTGTTGGAGATTCTTTTATGATTGCATGCAAGAGCCCTTTCGCTGCTACGCAATTAGCATGTGACCTGCAACGATGCTTTTTAGAACATGATTGGAAGACTGATGTGTTTGATACGTCTTATCGTGAGTTTGAGCGGCAGCGTGCGGAAGATGATGGGGATTATGTTCCACCCACTGGCCATCTTGACCCTGATGTTTACAGTCGGTTGTGGAATGGACTGCGAGTGcgtgttggaatccacaccgggttgtgtgatattcggcatgatgaagtgacgaaaGGATATGACTTTTACGGTCGTACATCGAATATGGCAGCACGGGCTGAGAGCATTGCTAATGGCGGGCAGGTGCTGTTGACACGTTCGACATACCTTTCATTGAGTACTTCGGAGCGTGAGCAATTAAATGTGACTGCATTGGGTGATGTGCCATTGCGTGGTGTACCCAAACCTGTGGAGATGTACCAATTGAATGCGGTACCCGGAAGGACATTTACTACACTGCGACTTGACCGTCGAATTATTGATGAAGATACGAGTGTTTCTTGCAGTGATGGGAGTTCCATTGGTGCAGTTCTCAGTGATGCCGCTTATCAGGTTGTTGCTTGTGTTGAAGCACTACTTGGTGCATTCCCTACTGCGCAGCGTAAGAAATTACTTATGCCATTTTGTAACCGATGGGGAGTTTCGGCGCCTCGTAATGTTTCTGATACGTGGGATGCAACCACGTGCCGTAATGTCACTCGCCTGCTTGCCGCGAAGGTTGGTCGTGTTGTGGATTTTGGGACGAAGAATACTCATGACAGTGTACAATCCTTTGATAGACGCTCCAGCACGTCCCGTCCCCTCTTAAATGCTGTTTCTGAGGAGTGTAGTTTAGcttcaacttcctcctgTATTCAATCCAGCTGCAGTGTTGTGTACATGATGAATGGGTCAGATGATGATACCAGCAAATGTTCCCCTAAGCATTGTAATATGTGTCCATTATTGCCAGAATAA